CTCCAGTATTGGAGAGCGCGGTGCGGGAAGACCCGGGTCCTTTGCAAAGACCTCGTCGAACACCTCTGACACGAGAGCACTACGAAGATACATCCAGAAGGTCGGGGCTATCTTGTCTGGGTTCATCACGTAGTCCCAGTCACGTAGCCAGTCCACGGTATTCTGCACGCTCTCATTTCCGTCACCGTGTGCGTCCCATGCGGCGACCACGAACGGGACAATCTCCGCTGCCCTGAGTTCCAGCGAGTCTGCCTGGAACCGCTTCATATCATCGACCGTCACGCTGGCGTCACTGGCCAGAAGACTGTTGATCCTTCTGCCCCTGTAGCCGTCGTCGAAGGGCCCCAGTAGTGCGTAACCATATGATGAGGGCGATATCGGTCTCTGGTTCGCAGACTGTAGGTACCCTTGAGAGGGGTTGACCGACCGTGGGTTGTATGCATACGGGATGCTTCCCACCATGCCCACTGAGTCGTTGGTCGCTGTGACTGGATACGCACCCGTATAGCCAGCTCTCACGGGAAACCTGCCGGCAACGGTGATGGCGATGTTGCCATCATGATCGGCAAACACAATGTTCTGAGGTGGGCTGTCCCAGTAGTACAGCGCGTCGAAGTAGTCTTGGAGGTTCTCCACCCGGTTGAGTTTTGCCAACGCCAGAACCTCGTGAGTGACTCCACTACCGGTCCAGTTCATCGCCACATAGGCAGGACCGCCATAGGTGTACTCGACTGAGTCTATGAGAGGGCCGTGAACCGATGAGAGCACTCTGAAGGGTACGACACCTGCTCCTCTGACCACGATGGGCTCGTCAATCACATCAAACGCTCTGTACTGGCCGTTGTACAAGTACTCGCTCGAATTGCTCGGGTTCAGCTGTTCGACAAAGAGGTCCAGCACATCTGCACCCACGTTTGTGAAACCCCATGCTGCTGTGGCAGTGTGCCCCAGAAGGACACCCGGCGTCCCGGGTAGGGTCACACCGCTGACCTCCAGCTCGCCAGGCACGACAATGTGGGCCTCGTACCACAGAGACGGTGCTTGTAGCGACAGGTGCGGGTCGTTCGCCAGAAGGGGCAGACCTGTGGACGTCCTCGAACCGCTCACAACCCAGTTGTTCGAGCCGACGGTCTCAAGGTCTCCAAGCAGGTTGGGCACCATGCTTATCATGTCAAGCAGGCCGGTCAGTTTGTCGCTGGGTATTGCCGCCTCGGGCAGCGTTGACTGCAGGGCGGTGGGCACGGCAGCTGGAGTATATCCGCCTGGAGCGTTGGGGTACTCGATGATGCTCAGATTGGTCTGCTCTGGGATGATTGGCACATTGTATGGCATGACGTCAGGATAGAGTTCGGCATACATCGTGTCGTTGTCCAGCGTGGTCCTGACCCATTGACGCAGGAGGTCGTAGATGCCTCCAGACAGACCCCACGTCATTGCCTTCGTCCACAGGAAGACATCGTGGCGCGTCCAGTGTGGTGGGGTGATACCAAGGAGCTTGAACTCGATAGGAATGTCTGCAGTCGTCATGCTGTCAATGTACAGATTCACGCCTCTGACCTCGGCGTCAATGATGTTCAGTGCGTACGCCACATCAGGGTCAGTTGCACTCCGCTCGACATACCAGTCAAGGGTTTCTTGAGCAGAACGTGCGAGTCCTATGGTCCGGTAGTACTTGTCAGAGGCCAGACTGGCAGCGCTGGGCCCCGTCATCTCACTCAGCCTGCCTGATGCATACATGTTCTGCACGAACATCTGGAACAGTCGCTCCTTGGCATGGAGGTATCCAAGTGCCATGAACGCGTCTTGCGATGTACTGGCGTAGATGTGAGGTATGCCATGTCTATCGAACACGACCTCCACGGAGGACGTCAGACCCTGTAGTCTGATTGTCTGATTGAGGGGCTGGTTGACAATCCGACCGTA
The window above is part of the Candidatus Thorarchaeota archaeon genome. Proteins encoded here:
- a CDS encoding penicillin acylase family protein — protein: MRKKIVRLVLSLGGTVAIIVLMTTPISLLGGGLGVLQPIGGIFDYGRIVNQPLNQTIRLQGLTSSVEVVFDRHGIPHIYASTSQDAFMALGYLHAKERLFQMFVQNMYASGRLSEMTGPSAASLASDKYYRTIGLARSAQETLDWYVERSATDPDVAYALNIIDAEVRGVNLYIDSMTTADIPIEFKLLGITPPHWTRHDVFLWTKAMTWGLSGGIYDLLRQWVRTTLDNDTMYAELYPDVMPYNVPIIPEQTNLSIIEYPNAPGGYTPAAVPTALQSTLPEAAIPSDKLTGLLDMISMVPNLLGDLETVGSNNWVVSGSRTSTGLPLLANDPHLSLQAPSLWYEAHIVVPGELEVSGVTLPGTPGVLLGHTATAAWGFTNVGADVLDLFVEQLNPSNSSEYLYNGQYRAFDVIDEPIVVRGAGVVPFRVLSSVHGPLIDSVEYTYGGPAYVAMNWTGSGVTHEVLALAKLNRVENLQDYFDALYYWDSPPQNIVFADHDGNIAITVAGRFPVRAGYTGAYPVTATNDSVGMVGSIPYAYNPRSVNPSQGYLQSANQRPISPSSYGYALLGPFDDGYRGRRINSLLASDASVTVDDMKRFQADSLELRAAEIVPFVVAAWDAHGDGNESVQNTVDWLRDWDYVMNPDKIAPTFWMYLRSALVSEVFDEVFAKDPGLPAPRSPILERVLKENTSYYIDDHSTTDRVESLSDIVIRALHRALDDTTLGTGTSDTTQWAYGLYHRVYLYHVALGRAVYIGGGPCRGQNTLNAANGWTVRSGPSWRMVADLSDIGASYGVYPGGQSGNMFSPHWDDLFNLWYAYNEATGQYGYHQMYFYSTPDAFRTADSAHVMIERTAIFIP